The nucleotide sequence TCCAAAGGTGGGCTAATGACTATCGTCAAGCAGCTTGAACTGAATCTGTGGGAAGTTCTGCAAGAGGCAAATGCCGCACCAGAAGTAGCGGAGTTTGCACCAATTTGGGATGCGCTGGATGCCGTCTTACCTGGTTTGAAGCTGGTGGAGCAGTTGCAGACGGCGGCAGTGACGATCGGGCAAGTCACAGATATTTTTGAAGTGCAAGCGGGGATTATCTTTGAGGAGATTACGGCCACGGCAAGTCTGGATGGACCGGTGATGCCGGGGGATGCTTTTGATCGATATGTCCGGCAGTATATGGATATCGATTTTGACCAGTATTTAGATGAGCCAGAAGCCTTTCCACGGGCCGCACGATCGGTTAAGCCGATTGAGGATGATTTCTATTCGACGGCGGAATCCGTAGAGAAGGATGCACTGCTAGAGGTGCTGCATGAGGAAATTGTCCTGAGTGAGGCAGAAGCCCATGCTGAGGCTTTGTCGGTAGCGCATGGGGAAGATGTGTCGGACTGGATTGAGGTTATCCAACAGGAAATTATGCAGATTGATAGTGATGTGACCCTAGAGCAGTTGCGACTTCAGGTGAGTTTGCCGTTTATTGAATTGTGGTTGGGATTGCTGCTGGGGGGATATAGCTTGTATCGGGAGGCGGTGCAGGAAGAGGAATTTTATAGTCCGATCGGCATTATTGTGCAGCAATAATTCAGGGTACAATTTCACTGGTTTCCCATCACTGGAGGGGATAAAGGAGACGCAGTAGTAGGGATAAAGAAGAGATCGATGTTAGCGATAGTTTCACCAAGGTATTACTTCGTCATAGCGATCGCGGTTTAGTTGGTTGGAATGTTACTGGTAGATGGCCGGGTCATGATCTTGCCTCAGTGCTAACGAGGGTTGCTATTCAAAGGAGCTGCCCCAATTGGTCTGGGGGAAATTGAGTAAATCAATGACTGGTGAGGGCTGGAGGTTGTACTGGGTGAGATCGGTGAGATCAGCCCAGAGGAATTCTAGATGGCTTTCGCACGATCGTGGTGCAGCATTAGACGTGACTTGTTCAAGCTGGGCGGCGAAGAGTAGATTTATTTCGTGGTTAGCTGGGCAATCACTGGGCCAGGTGTGTTCGACGGCTCCGAGAAATTCATTTATTTGAGCCACTGCACCGAGTTCTTCCACAAGTTCTCTTATAAGGGCATTTTTGGCACTTTCGCCGAGTTCAATATGGACGCCAGGTAGAAAAGTGTAGTTTGCCCCGATTTCTCGTGCAAGGAGAAGCTTTTGGCTGATTTTAATTACAGCGCGGGTGAGGTAGTGAAATTGCATAGCCTGATGGTCTTTATGTTAGTCTACTAGACCTATGAGGCGATTATTATATAGACAATGTAAACTCAAATAATCTGATAAACATATCGTAAAACTAATCCAAATTGGATAAGCAAATAATTTTGTGGGCTAAGAATTTAATTCGAGTGCACAAAGTCAAATGCTCCCGCTTAGTCTGCTGCGTGTTAGCTTTGCCCACCGT is from Romeriopsis navalis LEGE 11480 and encodes:
- a CDS encoding NUDIX domain-containing protein gives rise to the protein MQFHYLTRAVIKISQKLLLAREIGANYTFLPGVHIELGESAKNALIRELVEELGAVAQINEFLGAVEHTWPSDCPANHEINLLFAAQLEQVTSNAAPRSCESHLEFLWADLTDLTQYNLQPSPVIDLLNFPQTNWGSSFE